Part of the Oligoflexia bacterium genome is shown below.
ATGTGACCATTGATATTTTTTTATTCTCAGTCTTCATTTTTTTAAAATCAAGAATCGTCATATTTTTACCTCATCAGGTCTGTGCGCAAGATCTGGTAAATAAACTTTTACAAATGATAAGTAAATTTCTTGCAAAGGATTGTCATCAAGGGCTGCGATATTTTTTAAAATGGTGGAATAATCTTTTCGACTTATTGGCCCGGTGAGAGCTTTTTGGCTTTGTGTTACGAGATTTTTTGCAGTCTGTTGTAAATAGGGTAGAGCAGCACTTCGTGGGATCATCATCTTTTTTTCCAAAGTTTCAAAAAGCGATTGCCAAAGTAGAACGGTGAAATTTCCGCTCATCACACAAAGGGCATGATAAAGGGGTTTAAGCTGCACATCGATGGCGTAAAATGGATTTTTTAATTGCGGAAAAATTTTCTTAAATGAGTGACCTTCTTTTTCACTGATAAAAGGAATCTGCTCATATGTAGTGAGATCATAAAGCTCTGATCCAAAGGTCATTAACGGGTGAAGCCCCTGGGCAGATTTTGTAACAAGGGCTCCAGAAAAATGAATGAGAGTTTTATTTTTAAATTCTGGCCAAGATTGAATAAAGCTATCGATAGCAGAGTCTTTGATGAGTACTAAAATAATGGAGCAAGTACTTAAGGTTT
Proteins encoded:
- a CDS encoding DUF2520 domain-containing protein, which codes for MGQVPEITYGIIGDGRMARHMIHYLTLRAIPYKQWSRKTSKLSPLETLSTCSIILVLIKDSAIDSFIQSWPEFKNKTLIHFSGALVTKSAQGLHPLMTFGSELYDLTTYEQIPFISEKEGHSFKKIFPQLKNPFYAIDVQLKPLYHALCVMSGNFTVLLWQSLFETLEKKMMIPRSAALPYLQQTAKNLVTQSQKALTGPISRKDYSTILKNIAALDDNPLQEIYLSFVKVYLPDLAHRPDEVKI